A stretch of Gemmobacter fulvus DNA encodes these proteins:
- a CDS encoding FecCD family ABC transporter permease, producing the protein MRGTDLALSALVIGLILLSLAAGRSFLPPAALWQALSAGPSDGGLLIWGLRLPRVLTALAVGAALGLSGAVFQSLLRNPLASPDLIGITQGAALGAVAALLAGGTTAGLRFDTVAGAWAGGLAATALIFALSTSRRSGTEPRRMVLYGIGCGVTSAAGVEMLILRAGDGAAGQAMVWLAGSLNGVGWPEAALAMGAALPLGVAVLLGHRALDRMELGDDLARALGIRVAVLRPLLIVAAALLASGAVAITGPLAFVAFVAGPMARGLHRRGGPELIGAALIGAALVLGADLAARLVAPAAVLPAGLYTAVIGAPWLIGLLLGRIRRGTL; encoded by the coding sequence ATGAGGGGCACAGATCTTGCATTATCCGCGCTGGTGATCGGCCTGATACTGCTGTCGCTTGCGGCGGGCCGCAGCTTTCTGCCGCCCGCCGCGCTGTGGCAGGCGCTGAGCGCGGGCCCCTCGGACGGTGGCTTGCTGATCTGGGGGCTGCGGCTGCCGCGGGTGCTGACGGCATTGGCGGTAGGCGCGGCATTGGGTCTGTCGGGCGCGGTGTTCCAATCGCTGCTGCGCAATCCGCTGGCCTCGCCCGATCTGATCGGCATCACGCAGGGGGCCGCCCTCGGGGCGGTGGCTGCGCTGTTGGCGGGGGGCACCACGGCGGGTCTGCGCTTTGATACCGTGGCGGGCGCATGGGCCGGCGGGTTGGCCGCCACCGCGCTGATCTTTGCACTGTCGACCAGCCGCCGCAGTGGCACCGAGCCGCGGCGCATGGTGCTTTATGGCATCGGTTGCGGTGTCACCTCCGCCGCCGGGGTCGAGATGCTGATTCTGCGGGCGGGCGATGGCGCGGCGGGGCAGGCGATGGTCTGGCTGGCCGGATCGCTGAACGGCGTCGGCTGGCCCGAGGCGGCGCTGGCCATGGGCGCGGCACTGCCGCTGGGCGTAGCGGTGCTGCTGGGCCACCGCGCGCTGGACCGGATGGAGTTGGGCGATGATCTGGCCCGCGCGCTGGGGATCCGGGTGGCGGTGCTGCGCCCGCTGCTGATCGTGGCAGCGGCGCTGCTGGCCTCGGGCGCGGTGGCGATCACCGGGCCACTGGCCTTTGTCGCCTTTGTCGCCGGGCCGATGGCACGCGGGCTGCACCGACGGGGCGGGCCAGAGCTGATCGGCGCGGCGCTGATCGGCGCCGCACTTGTGCTCGGGGCCGATCTGGCGGCGCGGCTGGTCGCGCCCGCCGCCGTTCTGCCTGCCGGGCTGTATACCGCCGTGATCGGCGCGCCCTGGCTGATCGGATTGCTGCTGGGCCGGATCCGGCGCGGCACGCTGTAG
- a CDS encoding FecCD family ABC transporter permease: protein MPALSLPLPSLMLRAALLGLLLSAALAASLAFGARDLTLMQVWQGLTHADPANPAADGAIVLGLRLSRTLTGVAVGAALAVAGVLMQALTRNPLADPGLTGVNAGAALAVVAVIRIWGPQDPLWLAAAAMAGAFCAAFAVWHLAGGRSAAAGGAISLRLPLAGAAIGSLCLSLVAAVVLLNPQTRDLYRFWMVGSLAGAEMATLARLAPLMALGLALGLVVARGLDVLALGADLGAGLGVRAGPVLTGALLSVTLCAGAAVALAGPLGFVGLIVPHLARSLAGRGGLAATLLCAVPLGAALVLACDTLGRVMARPSELALGIVLALIGGPAFMLLLHRLIGPRG from the coding sequence GTGCCTGCGCTCTCGCTCCCCCTGCCTTCGCTGATGCTGCGCGCTGCGCTGCTGGGCCTGCTGTTATCGGCGGCACTGGCGGCCTCGCTGGCCTTTGGCGCGCGCGATCTGACGCTGATGCAGGTCTGGCAGGGGCTGACCCATGCCGATCCGGCCAACCCTGCCGCCGATGGCGCAATCGTGCTGGGCCTGCGCCTGTCACGCACCCTGACCGGGGTGGCGGTGGGGGCCGCGCTGGCCGTGGCAGGGGTGCTGATGCAGGCGCTGACGCGCAATCCGCTGGCCGATCCGGGCCTGACCGGGGTCAATGCCGGCGCGGCGCTGGCGGTGGTGGCGGTGATCCGCATCTGGGGGCCACAAGACCCGCTCTGGCTGGCGGCGGCGGCGATGGCCGGGGCGTTCTGCGCGGCTTTTGCCGTCTGGCATCTGGCGGGCGGCCGCTCGGCAGCGGCGGGCGGCGCGATCTCGCTGCGCCTGCCGCTGGCCGGGGCGGCGATTGGCAGCCTGTGCCTGTCGCTGGTCGCCGCCGTGGTGCTGCTGAACCCGCAGACGCGCGATCTGTATCGCTTCTGGATGGTCGGCTCGCTCGCCGGGGCCGAGATGGCAACGCTGGCGCGGCTCGCCCCGCTGATGGCGCTGGGGCTGGCGCTGGGGCTTGTGGTCGCGCGCGGGCTGGATGTGCTGGCGCTGGGGGCCGATCTGGGGGCGGGGCTGGGCGTGCGCGCCGGGCCGGTGCTGACCGGGGCCTTGCTGAGTGTGACGCTCTGCGCCGGTGCGGCGGTGGCGCTGGCCGGGCCGCTGGGCTTTGTCGGCCTGATCGTACCGCATCTGGCGCGGTCCCTGGCCGGGCGCGGCGGGTTGGCGGCCACGCTTCTGTGTGCGGTGCCGCTGGGTGCGGCACTGGTGCTGGCCTGCGATACTCTGGGCCGGGTGATGGCGCGGCCCTCTGAACTGGCGCTGGGGATCGTGCTGGCGCTGATCGGCGGCCCAGCCTTCATGCTGCTGCTGCATCGCCTGATCGGACCCCGCGGATGA
- a CDS encoding TonB-dependent siderophore receptor, protein MSFFPTLHCRRPRLALVLCGTILGAPALAQTTEVEFPPIVLKGQVETAVSGGTGYTAELTATGIKSGVPLTEVPQSVSVVTAQELADRDPVQIEDALAYSVGVTASPWGVDDRYDQFLIRGFDLGTSGIFRDGLTNKVQNFSGYKIDPFMVERIDVLKGPASVLYGANDAAGMVNIISKRPVFERFTEARLAYGSHNTREAGLDTGGVLDAAGTLAWRLTALSREGANAVKGSQDDRDLLALGLTWAPSDATSITFLGHYQKDNLAPNSFLPVAGEDYDAALGDLPESFVNSQSPFNRFATEQVSFGWQAEHAFSENLTLRQNSRYAKQRTEYRHLYFNGMIQPDYTPDPDTMNFAAFVVPEEATTIATDTQLEYRSSFGGAESTLLIGADISRQVLDGTAAWSNPYSIDIGNPNFDFPVAMPSVYSDRKATVDQKGLYVQEHLRFANGVTVTGGVRRSWNENEVEDNLTGTTSRQKDNATTAMLGATWDLGNGFIPYASYTESFTVNIGTDFAGDMFAPTEGRQYELGLRYVPDAGGLQYSAALFDTEKSNMLTADPDHTGYSVQTGEVRHRGLELEARGAFSEQLSGVVNYTYLDAEITRSNDGDQGNRTARVPEHQASAWLQYAFAGRMEGFSLGAGVRYVGETFGDNGNTRRVDDFLLADLSLRYEKDNYAVTLGATNLFDKDYFSTCDTSVGCVRGEGREVTLSLSTRF, encoded by the coding sequence ATGTCATTCTTTCCAACCCTCCATTGCCGCAGGCCCCGGCTTGCGCTGGTGCTTTGTGGCACCATCCTTGGCGCGCCCGCACTGGCCCAGACCACCGAGGTCGAATTCCCGCCCATCGTGCTGAAAGGCCAGGTGGAAACCGCCGTCTCCGGCGGCACCGGCTATACCGCAGAGCTGACCGCGACCGGCATCAAATCCGGCGTGCCGCTGACCGAAGTGCCGCAATCGGTGTCGGTGGTCACGGCGCAGGAACTGGCCGACCGCGATCCGGTGCAGATCGAGGATGCGCTGGCCTATTCCGTGGGCGTCACCGCCTCGCCCTGGGGAGTCGATGACCGATATGACCAGTTTTTGATCCGTGGGTTCGATCTGGGCACCTCGGGCATTTTCCGCGACGGGCTGACCAACAAGGTGCAGAACTTTTCGGGTTACAAGATCGACCCGTTCATGGTGGAACGCATTGACGTGCTGAAAGGCCCGGCCAGTGTGCTCTATGGCGCGAATGATGCGGCGGGCATGGTCAACATCATCTCCAAACGGCCGGTGTTTGAACGCTTCACCGAGGCGCGTCTGGCCTATGGGTCGCACAACACCCGCGAGGCCGGTCTGGATACCGGCGGCGTGCTGGACGCGGCCGGAACCCTGGCCTGGCGGTTGACCGCATTGTCGCGCGAGGGCGCGAATGCGGTGAAAGGCTCGCAGGATGACCGGGATCTTCTGGCGCTGGGCCTGACCTGGGCCCCGAGCGACGCGACCAGCATCACCTTCCTCGGCCACTACCAGAAAGACAATCTGGCCCCGAACAGCTTCCTGCCCGTCGCGGGCGAGGATTATGACGCGGCGCTGGGTGATCTGCCCGAAAGCTTTGTCAACAGCCAGTCGCCGTTCAACCGCTTTGCGACCGAACAGGTCTCGTTCGGCTGGCAGGCGGAACATGCGTTTTCGGAAAACCTCACGCTGCGGCAGAACAGCCGCTATGCCAAGCAGAGAACCGAATATCGGCATCTCTACTTCAACGGCATGATCCAGCCGGATTACACGCCCGATCCCGATACGATGAACTTTGCCGCCTTCGTGGTGCCGGAAGAGGCGACGACCATCGCCACCGACACCCAGCTTGAATATCGCTCCAGCTTTGGCGGGGCCGAAAGCACGCTGCTGATCGGGGCCGATATCTCGCGGCAGGTGCTGGATGGAACGGCGGCGTGGAGCAACCCCTATTCGATCGACATCGGGAACCCGAATTTCGATTTCCCGGTGGCGATGCCGAGCGTTTATAGCGACCGCAAGGCAACGGTGGATCAGAAGGGCCTGTATGTGCAGGAACATCTGCGCTTCGCCAATGGTGTGACGGTGACGGGCGGGGTGCGCCGCAGCTGGAATGAAAACGAGGTGGAGGACAATCTGACCGGCACCACCAGCCGCCAGAAAGACAATGCCACCACCGCGATGCTGGGCGCGACCTGGGATCTGGGCAATGGCTTCATCCCTTATGCCAGCTATACCGAAAGCTTCACCGTCAATATCGGCACCGATTTTGCCGGGGATATGTTCGCCCCGACCGAAGGCCGCCAGTATGAACTGGGCCTGCGCTATGTGCCGGATGCGGGCGGTCTTCAGTATAGTGCCGCCCTGTTTGACACCGAGAAGTCCAACATGCTGACCGCAGACCCGGATCACACCGGCTATAGCGTGCAGACCGGCGAAGTGCGCCATCGCGGGCTGGAGCTGGAGGCGCGCGGCGCGTTCAGCGAACAGCTGTCGGGCGTGGTGAACTACACCTATCTGGATGCCGAAATCACCCGGTCCAACGATGGCGATCAGGGCAACCGCACCGCGCGCGTGCCCGAGCATCAGGCCTCGGCCTGGCTGCAATATGCCTTTGCCGGGCGGATGGAGGGGTTCAGCCTCGGGGCCGGGGTGCGCTATGTCGGCGAGACCTTCGGTGACAATGGCAATACCCGCCGCGTGGATGACTTCCTGCTGGCAGACCTGTCGCTGCGGTATGAGAAAGACAATTACGCGGTGACGCTGGGGGCCACCAACCTGTTCGACAAGGACTACTTCTCGACCTGCGATACCAGCGTCGGCTGTGTCCGGGGCGAAGGCCGCGAAGTGACGCTGAGCCTGTCGACCCGGTTCTGA
- a CDS encoding ABC transporter substrate-binding protein yields the protein MTRLFALLVLLMLAAPAVAQDFPVTIRHAFGETVIAAPPQRVVSVGYHEQDFLYALGIAPVGVHEWFGGRPYATWPWAEAARQAVAATPEVQNGYEIDLEWVLSLEPDLIVATFAPMDARSYAQLAQIAPVVGPPAGYPTWGAPWEEELRLIGQATGQGTRAETVIADVAAQVAGLRQTYPQLAGLRGTMAYFTDGQFIGYRSSDGANRLLMQLGVTTPATFDQMAGPGGNFSISPERADLFDLDVVLWLVEPPSRKVIEALPTYAALRLAREGRSVWADELMMGATSFQSPLSQAWALESLGAALAAAADGDPATVVPLEGVAR from the coding sequence ATGACACGTCTGTTTGCATTGCTGGTACTGCTGATGCTGGCGGCCCCTGCCGTCGCGCAGGATTTTCCGGTGACGATCCGCCATGCTTTTGGCGAAACCGTGATTGCCGCCCCGCCGCAGCGGGTGGTGTCGGTCGGCTATCACGAACAGGATTTCCTCTATGCGCTCGGCATCGCGCCTGTGGGGGTGCATGAATGGTTCGGCGGGCGGCCCTATGCCACCTGGCCCTGGGCCGAGGCGGCACGGCAGGCCGTTGCCGCCACGCCCGAGGTCCAGAACGGCTATGAGATTGATCTTGAATGGGTTCTGTCGCTGGAGCCGGATCTGATCGTCGCCACCTTTGCGCCGATGGATGCGCGCAGCTATGCGCAGCTGGCGCAGATTGCCCCGGTTGTCGGCCCGCCCGCAGGCTATCCGACCTGGGGCGCACCCTGGGAAGAGGAACTGCGGCTGATCGGACAGGCGACTGGACAAGGCACCCGTGCCGAAACGGTGATCGCCGATGTGGCGGCACAGGTGGCCGGGCTGCGCCAAACCTATCCGCAACTGGCCGGGCTGCGCGGCACCATGGCCTATTTCACCGATGGCCAGTTCATCGGTTATCGCAGCAGCGACGGGGCGAACCGCCTGCTGATGCAACTGGGGGTGACAACCCCGGCTACCTTCGATCAGATGGCCGGCCCCGGCGGCAATTTCAGCATCAGCCCGGAGCGGGCCGATCTGTTCGATCTGGATGTGGTGCTGTGGCTGGTCGAACCCCCGTCGCGCAAGGTGATCGAAGCCTTGCCCACCTATGCGGCGTTGCGCCTTGCACGCGAAGGGCGGTCGGTCTGGGCGGATGAGCTGATGATGGGCGCGACGAGCTTTCAGTCGCCCTTGTCACAGGCCTGGGCGCTGGAATCTCTGGGGGCGGCACTGGCGGCGGCGGCGGATGGCGATCCTGCAACAGTTGTGCCTTTGGAAGGTGTTGCGCGTTGA